The proteins below are encoded in one region of Peribacillus muralis:
- a CDS encoding MFS transporter, with the protein MEKKQMRRILIASLVGSSIEWFDYFLYGTVAALVFNQLFFVNEDPTIGLLLSYASFALAFFIRPFGGVIFSHIGDRIGRKKTLVLTLSIMGIATFGMGLLPTYQAVGIWAPILLITLRLVQGLGIGGEWEGALLLAVEYAPAEKRGLFGAIPQMGVTIGMLLGTIALSFMTLLPENAFMTWGWRLPFIFSALLVFFGLWIRKGIDETPSFKKVKESGEVPKLPIVETLKNYWREVIIAVGAKVVETAPFYIFSTFVVSYATTNLGFSRTATLTAVMIATIITTILIPIMGMLSDKIGRKKLFIAGTIGMALFAFPYFWLLQQKSVPLLIIATVIGLGIIWAPITAVLGTMFSEIFDARIRYTGITLGYQIGAALAGGTAPLVATALLNRFNNSYVPVAIYIIFASFLSLAAIWAVKERSNQKLDEMHNTSAM; encoded by the coding sequence ATGGAAAAGAAGCAAATGCGGCGAATATTAATCGCGAGTTTAGTCGGAAGTTCGATTGAGTGGTTTGATTATTTTTTATATGGAACCGTTGCTGCCCTCGTGTTTAACCAGCTATTTTTCGTGAATGAAGACCCGACGATAGGACTGTTGCTTTCCTACGCATCCTTTGCGTTAGCATTCTTCATCCGTCCTTTTGGCGGAGTGATCTTTAGTCATATTGGCGATCGTATCGGGAGAAAGAAAACACTTGTTTTAACACTTAGTATAATGGGGATCGCTACATTTGGGATGGGTCTTCTTCCTACTTATCAAGCTGTGGGGATTTGGGCGCCGATTTTATTGATTACGTTGCGCTTAGTTCAAGGTCTAGGTATTGGCGGTGAATGGGAAGGGGCACTTTTATTGGCGGTTGAATATGCTCCCGCGGAAAAACGGGGCTTGTTCGGAGCCATTCCCCAAATGGGTGTAACAATAGGAATGCTGCTTGGAACCATCGCCTTATCTTTTATGACGTTGCTTCCTGAAAACGCATTCATGACTTGGGGATGGCGTTTACCATTCATTTTTAGTGCTCTCCTTGTATTCTTTGGCCTATGGATCCGTAAAGGGATCGATGAAACGCCATCTTTCAAAAAAGTAAAGGAATCCGGAGAAGTTCCAAAGCTGCCGATTGTAGAAACGCTTAAGAACTATTGGCGTGAAGTGATTATCGCGGTGGGCGCGAAAGTGGTAGAAACTGCCCCATTTTATATTTTCAGCACATTTGTCGTATCATATGCCACTACAAATCTCGGTTTCTCACGGACAGCCACACTGACTGCCGTCATGATTGCAACCATTATTACGACGATCTTAATACCAATCATGGGGATGTTATCTGATAAAATCGGCCGCAAAAAGCTGTTTATAGCGGGAACGATCGGGATGGCACTGTTTGCATTTCCATACTTCTGGTTGCTACAGCAAAAATCGGTACCGCTATTAATCATTGCAACAGTGATAGGCTTAGGAATCATTTGGGCTCCCATCACAGCTGTACTTGGAACGATGTTCTCGGAAATTTTCGATGCAAGGATTCGGTATACCGGCATCACGCTTGGCTATCAAATCGGGGCAGCTCTAGCAGGAGGCACAGCCCCGCTCGTTGCAACGGCTTTACTTAATAGGTTTAATAACTCTTATGTTCCTGTCGCCATTTACATTATTTTTGCATCGTTCCTTTCCCTAGCAGCGATTTGGGCAGTCAAGGAACGCAGCAATCAGAAATTGGACGAAATGCATAATACCAGCGCCATGTAA
- a CDS encoding ornithine cyclodeaminase family protein produces the protein MLVINEKEIQNTYGMKEAMTDIKAVLCAHGARKIDNPHRTVLAFPEHEASALYMPSADLSEEVAAVKVVTIFPKNPSRGMATTQGVILLSDAENGEHLALLNASYLTRLRTGALSGIATDFLARKDARVLTIIGTGAMAFEQALGVLAVRDIERILLVNRTREKAEKFGEKLQTFGVTVPFEVFEDVSAAVRQADIICCATRSNEPVFNGMDVRPGTHINGVGSYLPDMKEVDHTTISRAAKIIVDDLAGVQDEAGELISAAHQGNWSFHDIHGELYELVTLSKTGRENEEEITFFKSVGAAYFDLAVAKGVYSQAKERNIGIEIEV, from the coding sequence ATGTTAGTAATAAATGAAAAGGAAATTCAAAACACTTATGGAATGAAGGAAGCAATGACAGATATAAAGGCGGTATTGTGTGCACATGGTGCTAGAAAAATAGACAACCCCCATCGCACAGTTCTCGCTTTCCCGGAACACGAGGCATCGGCACTTTACATGCCAAGCGCTGATCTATCGGAAGAAGTTGCAGCTGTCAAAGTCGTGACCATCTTTCCAAAAAATCCTTCAAGGGGAATGGCAACGACACAGGGGGTCATTCTGCTGTCAGATGCAGAAAATGGCGAACATTTAGCATTGTTGAATGCCTCCTATTTAACACGTCTTAGAACGGGGGCATTGAGCGGCATTGCCACAGACTTCCTTGCACGCAAAGACGCCCGGGTTCTCACGATAATCGGAACGGGAGCAATGGCATTTGAACAAGCACTCGGTGTGTTAGCCGTAAGGGATATTGAGCGTATTTTATTAGTAAATCGCACACGCGAGAAAGCGGAAAAATTCGGGGAAAAGCTGCAGACCTTCGGCGTAACCGTTCCATTTGAAGTTTTCGAAGATGTTTCAGCAGCTGTTCGTCAAGCAGATATCATTTGCTGTGCAACCCGCTCGAACGAGCCTGTCTTCAATGGGATGGATGTAAGGCCGGGTACACACATCAACGGGGTTGGGTCTTACTTGCCCGATATGAAAGAAGTGGATCATACCACAATTTCACGCGCTGCTAAAATCATCGTCGACGATTTGGCGGGCGTGCAGGATGAAGCAGGAGAACTTATCTCTGCAGCACATCAGGGCAATTGGTCGTTTCATGATATCCACGGGGAGCTTTATGAACTTGTAACGCTAAGCAAAACAGGCAGGGAAAATGAAGAGGAAATCACCTTCTTTAAATCGGTCGGTGCTGCATACTTTGACCTCGCCGTGGCAAAAGGGGTTTACAGCCAAGCAAAAGAACGCAATATCGGGATCGAGATCGAGGTATAA
- a CDS encoding bacteriocin immunity protein — protein MSKKLSKEELIELVNKICNPKLSDEEVSEYIDILEDNVPHPAPSYLIFWNDEDLSPKEVVKISLAYKEEK, from the coding sequence ATGAGTAAAAAGTTATCTAAAGAAGAATTAATTGAACTAGTAAATAAAATATGCAATCCTAAGCTGTCTGATGAAGAAGTAAGTGAATACATAGATATTTTAGAAGACAATGTTCCTCATCCTGCCCCTAGTTACTTGATATTTTGGAATGATGAGGATTTATCACCAAAGGAAGTAGTAAAGATTTCCTTAGCATATAAAGAAGAAAAATAA
- a CDS encoding ankyrin repeat domain-containing protein encodes MDKAQIAKDIRGAIKSGQLETLKNSLEKEPEMLTWVTPFGTWLHIAAAHGHLEIIKYLINAGIDTNAQGGTFSTNALERAATKGHLDIVEYLINQNVEIDTSESDRNPLFAAIYGGHLDIVKYLVQNGIDITVKYTGDTMKDMGAYEFAIERGQTEIAEYLKQKIDEKE; translated from the coding sequence ATGGATAAAGCTCAAATTGCGAAAGACATTAGAGGTGCCATAAAAAGTGGCCAATTGGAAACGTTGAAGAATTCACTTGAGAAAGAACCAGAAATGTTAACATGGGTAACGCCCTTTGGTACATGGTTACATATAGCAGCAGCTCACGGGCATTTAGAAATAATAAAATATCTTATTAATGCCGGCATAGACACTAATGCACAGGGCGGAACTTTTTCTACAAATGCCCTTGAAAGAGCAGCTACAAAAGGCCATTTAGATATTGTCGAATATCTCATTAACCAGAATGTTGAGATTGATACTAGTGAATCAGATAGGAATCCTCTGTTTGCTGCAATATATGGTGGGCATCTTGATATTGTAAAGTATCTTGTTCAGAATGGTATTGATATTACTGTTAAGTATACAGGGGATACTATGAAAGATATGGGAGCTTATGAATTTGCTATTGAAAGAGGGCAAACAGAAATTGCTGAATATTTAAAGCAGAAGATAGATGAAAAAGAATAG
- a CDS encoding ankyrin repeat domain-containing protein — protein sequence MDNKEKAIKIYDLIKNGDIEQAKEIIVTDKSLLDFVTPFGTWLHVAARAGELDMIKFLVESGMDININEGVPKSATIAHAASEGEISIVEYLFDNGAILDVSDPNRNPLFSAIYGGHLDIVKYLVQNGIDVTVKYTGDTMKDMGAYEFAIERGQIEIAEYLKQKLDEKE from the coding sequence ATGGATAATAAGGAAAAAGCAATAAAAATCTATGATTTAATTAAGAATGGTGATATAGAACAAGCGAAAGAGATCATTGTTACTGATAAAAGTTTGCTCGATTTTGTAACACCTTTTGGAACTTGGTTACATGTTGCGGCTAGAGCTGGAGAACTAGATATGATAAAATTTCTAGTTGAATCAGGTATGGATATTAACATAAACGAAGGGGTACCAAAGTCAGCGACTATTGCACATGCAGCTAGTGAAGGTGAAATTAGTATTGTAGAGTACTTATTTGATAATGGTGCAATATTAGATGTTAGTGACCCAAATAGAAATCCTTTATTCTCAGCGATTTATGGTGGTCACCTTGATATTGTAAAGTATCTTGTTCAGAATGGTATTGATGTTACTGTTAAGTATACAGGGGATACTATGAAAGATATGGGAGCCTATGAATTTGCTATTGAAAGAGGGCAAATAGAAATTGCTGAATATTTAAAGCAGAAGTTGGATGAAAAAGAATAG
- a CDS encoding T7SS effector LXG polymorphic toxin has protein sequence MSLMYESQTLLSAMQTRVEQYKHLEEQLTELKKGFAGIVHLDDELQGQGAEAIKGFYTAQIDVVDAWLHLIQRHIAFFNGIQADAIEANLNETVVTLPFLEGELENANRHAKEMVTAQKNDLKKIFSEIDDIIQLHPFSDDTFFDNIEKAETTRTETIHKVNEIDHKWTAEYATSEQDQAALTALMEQLKASSTRGGQVSPLYFNATAYKNSEAYKNLEVRKKETAEYLQVKQAEAENRRIKDLKAQLQHVTDPDEFLQIAKQIGYENLAPTQQQLVMQLESAKQTADIAKGIGVGLFDVGKDFVTGIYDLVTDPGQAVEGVANSIMHPIQTYTYISKAISDSYERDMVNGDAYSRSHWVTYALGTVVTTVVGTKGAGAITKTGVATTKAAAVKGAAKVKELSIPNLLPYNPKNQLSMAGGVPYNVVDGVGLKERLVRMARVESSGRAVSDYLDDIGEAGNVNATKMNKLKNAIQNNTFSVDELSEISKKMSELGIIKEYNEALIKIDFGKYLRGLIGAPPDAMLDPHAHHILFKKGLGQKQKELVAEGQEILKKYRIESIIGEENLVWAPNRIAGQHGIERLQHIVDKLKEVDSFGGTREKMVEMLKLLGEEAASMK, from the coding sequence ATGTCGCTGATGTACGAATCTCAAACACTTTTATCTGCCATGCAAACGCGTGTCGAACAATACAAGCACTTAGAAGAACAGCTCACGGAATTGAAAAAAGGATTTGCGGGTATCGTCCATTTGGATGATGAGCTACAGGGCCAGGGCGCCGAGGCTATCAAAGGCTTTTACACAGCGCAGATCGATGTCGTCGATGCCTGGCTCCATCTGATTCAGCGGCACATAGCCTTTTTCAATGGCATTCAAGCCGATGCAATCGAAGCGAACTTGAACGAAACCGTGGTCACGCTCCCTTTTTTAGAAGGAGAACTGGAAAACGCCAATCGGCATGCCAAGGAAATGGTCACGGCACAAAAAAATGACTTGAAAAAAATCTTTTCAGAAATTGATGATATCATTCAGCTGCATCCCTTCTCCGATGACACATTCTTTGACAACATCGAAAAAGCCGAAACGACAAGGACCGAAACGATCCACAAAGTAAACGAAATCGACCATAAGTGGACAGCTGAATACGCCACATCCGAACAAGACCAAGCCGCATTAACGGCACTCATGGAGCAACTGAAAGCATCCAGCACAAGGGGTGGGCAAGTATCCCCACTCTACTTTAACGCAACAGCCTACAAAAACAGCGAAGCCTATAAAAACCTGGAAGTAAGGAAGAAAGAAACCGCGGAATATCTGCAAGTGAAGCAAGCGGAAGCGGAGAATCGCCGGATCAAAGACTTGAAGGCCCAACTCCAACATGTAACCGATCCCGACGAATTCCTCCAAATCGCCAAGCAAATCGGATACGAAAACCTAGCACCCACCCAGCAGCAACTTGTCATGCAGCTAGAAAGCGCCAAACAAACCGCGGACATTGCCAAAGGAATCGGCGTTGGCCTGTTCGACGTCGGAAAAGACTTCGTCACAGGAATATATGACCTCGTCACAGACCCAGGGCAAGCCGTCGAAGGCGTAGCAAACTCGATCATGCACCCAATCCAAACCTATACATATATCTCCAAAGCCATCTCGGATTCATATGAACGAGACATGGTAAACGGCGACGCCTACTCCCGCTCCCACTGGGTCACCTACGCCCTCGGAACCGTCGTCACGACAGTGGTCGGAACAAAAGGAGCAGGAGCCATAACGAAAACAGGGGTAGCGACTACAAAAGCGGCTGCAGTTAAAGGTGCAGCGAAAGTAAAAGAACTCTCTATCCCTAACCTACTGCCATACAACCCGAAAAACCAACTGTCGATGGCAGGTGGGGTGCCTTATAATGTGGTTGATGGGGTTGGGCTGAAGGAACGGTTGGTTAGGATGGCTAGGGTGGAGTCGAGTGGTAGGGCTGTAAGTGATTATCTTGATGATATAGGCGAAGCGGGTAACGTCAATGCCACTAAGATGAATAAGCTTAAAAATGCTATTCAGAATAACACTTTTAGTGTAGATGAACTCTCAGAGATAAGTAAAAAGATGTCTGAATTAGGTATTATTAAAGAATATAATGAGGCATTAATTAAAATTGATTTTGGAAAGTATCTGAGAGGATTAATTGGTGCCCCACCTGATGCTATGTTAGATCCACATGCACATCATATTTTATTTAAAAAGGGTCTGGGCCAGAAGCAAAAAGAACTTGTTGCAGAAGGTCAAGAAATATTAAAAAAGTATCGAATAGAATCGATAATCGGTGAAGAAAATCTTGTTTGGGCACCCAATAGAATTGCAGGGCAACATGGTATAGAACGTCTTCAACATATTGTTGACAAGTTGAAAGAAGTAGATAGTTTTGGTGGAACTCGTGAAAAAATGGTTGAAATGCTTAAGCTACTAGGCGAAGAAGCAGCATCAATGAAATAA
- a CDS encoding MFS transporter, with the protein MEKKQMRRILIASLVGSSIEWFDYFLYGTVAALVFNQLFFVNEDPTIGLLLSYASFALAFFIRPFGGVIFSHIGDRIGRKKTLVLTLSIMGIATFGMGLLPTYQAVGIWAPILLITLRLVQGLGIGGEWEGALLLAVEYAPAEKRGLFGAIPQMGVTIGMLLGTIALSFMTLLPENAFMTWGWRLPFIFSALLVFFGLWIRKGIDETPSFKKVKESGEVPKLPIVETLKNYWREVIIAVGAKVVETAPFYIFSTFVVSYATTNLGFSRTATLTAVMIATIITTILIPIMGMLSDKIGRKKLFIAGTIGMALFAFPYFWLLQQKSVPLLIIATVIGLGIIWAPITAVLGTMFSEIFDARIRYTGITLGYQIGAALAGGTAPLVATALLNRFNNSYVPVAIYIIFASFLSLAAIWAVKERSNQKLDEMHNTSAM; encoded by the coding sequence ATGGAAAAGAAGCAAATGCGGCGAATATTAATCGCGAGTTTAGTCGGAAGTTCGATTGAGTGGTTTGATTATTTTTTATATGGAACCGTTGCGGCCCTCGTGTTTAACCAGCTATTTTTCGTGAATGAAGACCCGACGATAGGACTGTTGCTTTCCTACGCATCCTTTGCGTTAGCATTCTTCATCCGTCCTTTTGGCGGAGTGATCTTTAGTCATATTGGCGATCGTATCGGGAGAAAGAAAACACTTGTTTTAACACTTAGTATAATGGGGATCGCTACATTTGGGATGGGTCTTCTTCCTACTTATCAAGCTGTGGGGATTTGGGCGCCGATTTTATTGATTACGTTGCGCTTAGTTCAAGGTCTAGGTATTGGCGGTGAATGGGAAGGGGCACTTTTATTGGCGGTTGAATATGCTCCCGCGGAAAAACGGGGCTTGTTCGGAGCCATTCCCCAAATGGGTGTAACAATAGGAATGCTGCTTGGAACCATCGCCTTATCTTTTATGACGTTGCTTCCTGAAAACGCATTCATGACTTGGGGATGGCGTTTACCATTCATTTTTAGTGCTCTCCTTGTATTCTTTGGCCTATGGATCCGTAAAGGGATCGATGAAACGCCATCTTTCAAAAAAGTAAAGGAATCCGGAGAAGTTCCAAAGCTGCCGATTGTAGAAACGCTTAAGAACTATTGGCGTGAAGTGATTATCGCGGTGGGCGCGAAAGTGGTAGAAACTGCCCCATTTTATATTTTCAGCACATTTGTCGTATCATATGCCACTACAAATCTCGGTTTCTCACGGACAGCCACACTGACTGCCGTCATGATTGCAACCATTATTACGACGATCTTAATACCAATCATGGGGATGTTATCTGATAAAATCGGCCGCAAAAAGCTGTTTATAGCGGGAACGATCGGGATGGCACTGTTTGCATTTCCATACTTCTGGTTGCTACAGCAAAAATCGGTACCGCTATTAATCATTGCAACAGTGATAGGCTTAGGAATCATTTGGGCTCCCATCACAGCTGTACTTGGAACGATGTTCTCGGAAATTTTCGATGCAAGGATTCGGTATACCGGCATCACGCTTGGCTATCAAATCGGGGCAGCTCTAGCAGGAGGCACAGCCCCGCTCGTTGCAACGGCTTTACTTAATAGGTTTAATAACTCTTATGTTCCTGTCGCCATTTACATTATTTTTGCATCGTTCCTTTCCCTAGCAGCGATTTGGGCAGTCAAGGAACGCAGCAATCAGAAATTGGACGAAATGCATAATACCAGCGCCATGTAA
- a CDS encoding MFS transporter → MHTTELTKRHWLLILTLTLLTFVLGTSEFIIVGILTDISSSLHITNAKAGTLVSAFALTFAVATPLVMSATSHLPKRKWMLFLIGSFIVLNALCVLSSSYIMLLALRMLTAIVTGVLISLAMVVASETMPIAKRGLAISFVFGGFTLANVIGVPIGTVIAEWYNWNASFLLTTFLGAIAFLAAFFVLPAMQSTTRSSMRDQFSLLTHPRILMAFFIPSLGFGATYAVFTYLVPILKGMEAPSSSISLILFGYGFISIFSNILAGKIASHNAIGRLRFVFLVQAIVLISLYWTTNNFIFGLINIGLMSLMAILLTTSTQLYLIDLAGIYQPKATGLAASLMPVASNVGIAFGSALGGVVYHQGNLLNVTWVGGLVAICASLLTFLSYRLDQQQKQQKKAA, encoded by the coding sequence ATGCACACCACGGAATTAACGAAGCGACATTGGTTGCTCATCTTAACACTCACTTTATTAACCTTCGTTCTCGGGACAAGCGAGTTTATTATTGTCGGGATTTTAACCGATATTTCCTCGAGTCTCCATATCACGAATGCCAAAGCAGGCACACTCGTTTCTGCGTTTGCGCTTACGTTTGCCGTTGCCACCCCGCTCGTGATGTCGGCAACGAGTCATTTACCAAAGCGTAAATGGATGTTGTTTCTAATCGGTTCGTTCATCGTCCTGAATGCGCTGTGCGTGCTTTCGTCGAGCTATATCATGCTCCTGGCACTTCGGATGCTGACGGCGATAGTAACAGGCGTGTTGATTTCACTTGCGATGGTCGTAGCAAGTGAAACCATGCCGATCGCCAAACGCGGTCTTGCGATATCATTCGTTTTCGGCGGCTTTACGCTGGCAAACGTGATTGGCGTACCGATAGGCACGGTCATCGCTGAATGGTATAACTGGAATGCATCCTTCCTGTTAACGACTTTTCTCGGAGCCATTGCGTTTTTGGCCGCTTTCTTCGTTTTGCCTGCTATGCAAAGTACAACTCGCAGTTCGATGCGTGATCAGTTTTCCTTGCTGACGCACCCGCGAATTTTGATGGCTTTTTTCATTCCATCTCTTGGCTTTGGCGCGACGTATGCCGTTTTTACGTATCTTGTTCCGATCCTGAAAGGAATGGAAGCACCAAGCAGTTCAATCAGCTTGATACTGTTCGGCTACGGATTCATATCGATATTCAGCAACATACTCGCAGGGAAAATTGCCAGCCATAATGCAATTGGACGCCTCCGGTTTGTGTTCCTCGTGCAGGCGATCGTTCTGATCAGTTTATATTGGACGACAAACAATTTTATTTTTGGATTGATTAACATTGGCTTGATGTCATTGATGGCCATCCTTTTAACAACCTCCACCCAGCTTTATTTAATAGACCTTGCCGGCATTTATCAGCCAAAGGCTACAGGGCTGGCTGCTTCACTGATGCCGGTCGCAAGCAATGTCGGTATCGCCTTTGGTTCAGCACTCGGCGGAGTCGTTTACCATCAAGGAAACTTGCTGAATGTCACATGGGTCGGCGGGCTCGTTGCCATTTGTGCAAGTCTGCTAACTTTCCTAAGCTATCGCTTAGACCAACAACAAAAACAACAAAAGAAGGCAGCGTAA
- a CDS encoding ABC transporter ATP-binding protein, producing MLKDFFAYYKPYKWLFIIDFSCAILAALLELAFPLAFNKVIDDLLPTGNWTFIIWACIGLLGIYVVTAFLHYVVTYWGHMLGINIETDMRRKLFNHVQKLSNRFFDNTKTGHLVSRMTNDLMDIGEIAHHGPEDLFIAVMTLFGAFGLMLSINWKLALLTFIIIPFLISLSIYFSKKMSHAFNQMFADIADFNARVENNVSGIRVVKAFTNETHEMEKFAVNNGRFRKTKLVAYKVMAWNFSISHMLMKIISLFVLGCGTWFVIYGQMTFGEFIAFVLLSNVFLTPINQINSVIETYPKGIAGFRRYQELLNTAPDELDAPDAIDVKHVKGDITYKNVTFGYEGKENVLSHITFNVNSGETIALVGPSGAGKTTICSLLPRFYDIDSGEIEIDGLNIKSMTMESLRQHIGIVQQDVFLFDGTIRENLTYGKLDATDEEIWDTVRRAQLEEIINSMPDGLDTFIGERGVKLSGGQKQRVSIARMFLKNPPILILDEATSALDSETEAAIQKALNELSKGRTTLVIAHRLATIKNADRILVITEEGIAEEGTHHELIEVGGKYSKLHQAQFQWA from the coding sequence ATGTTAAAAGACTTTTTTGCTTATTATAAGCCGTATAAATGGTTATTCATCATTGATTTTTCTTGTGCGATTTTGGCCGCCTTACTGGAGCTCGCCTTTCCCTTGGCCTTCAATAAGGTGATCGATGATTTATTGCCTACAGGTAACTGGACCTTTATCATCTGGGCGTGCATTGGTTTATTGGGCATTTATGTAGTGACGGCCTTTCTGCATTATGTCGTTACATACTGGGGGCATATGCTCGGGATCAATATCGAGACGGATATGCGCAGAAAGCTATTCAACCATGTTCAGAAATTGTCCAATCGCTTTTTTGATAATACGAAGACAGGCCACCTCGTTTCACGGATGACCAATGATTTAATGGACATAGGGGAAATTGCCCATCATGGACCTGAGGACTTGTTCATTGCCGTGATGACACTGTTTGGCGCCTTTGGTTTAATGCTCTCCATCAATTGGAAACTCGCTTTATTGACATTCATCATCATTCCATTCTTAATTAGCCTATCCATTTACTTTAGTAAAAAAATGTCACATGCCTTCAATCAAATGTTTGCGGATATTGCAGATTTCAATGCAAGAGTCGAAAACAATGTCAGCGGCATTCGTGTCGTCAAGGCATTTACGAATGAAACACACGAAATGGAAAAATTCGCCGTGAACAATGGCCGTTTCCGTAAAACAAAGCTTGTTGCCTATAAGGTCATGGCCTGGAATTTCTCTATCAGTCATATGCTGATGAAGATCATTTCATTGTTTGTCCTAGGATGCGGAACCTGGTTCGTCATTTATGGACAAATGACGTTTGGTGAATTCATCGCATTCGTGCTGCTTTCCAATGTATTCCTGACACCAATCAACCAAATCAACTCCGTGATCGAAACCTATCCGAAAGGGATCGCCGGCTTCCGCCGTTATCAGGAATTGCTGAACACGGCACCGGATGAGCTCGATGCACCGGATGCCATCGATGTGAAGCATGTAAAAGGAGACATCACATACAAAAATGTCACATTCGGTTACGAAGGAAAAGAAAACGTCCTCAGCCATATCACTTTCAACGTAAACAGCGGTGAAACCATTGCCCTTGTTGGCCCATCCGGAGCTGGAAAAACGACGATTTGCAGCTTGCTTCCACGATTCTATGATATAGATTCAGGGGAGATTGAAATCGATGGACTGAATATTAAAAGCATGACCATGGAATCCCTGCGTCAGCATATTGGCATCGTCCAACAAGATGTATTTCTTTTTGATGGAACCATCAGAGAAAACCTTACCTATGGAAAGCTTGATGCAACGGACGAGGAAATTTGGGATACAGTAAGACGCGCCCAGCTAGAAGAGATTATTAACAGCATGCCTGATGGTTTGGATACATTCATCGGCGAGCGTGGCGTCAAACTATCAGGAGGGCAAAAACAAAGGGTCTCCATCGCCCGCATGTTCTTGAAAAATCCGCCCATCCTCATCCTGGATGAAGCCACATCTGCTCTGGATTCCGAAACGGAAGCAGCGATCCAAAAAGCGCTAAACGAACTATCCAAAGGGAGAACCACACTCGTGATCGCCCATCGCCTGGCCACGATCAAAAATGCCGATCGAATCCTCGTCATCACCGAAGAGGGAATCGCAGAAGAAGGAACCCATCATGAGCTGATTGAAGTCGGCGGAAAGTACAGCAAACTTCATCAAGCACAATTTCAATGGGCGTAA
- a CDS encoding ABC transporter substrate-binding protein, with the protein MKKRLLLGVGLAAMLTLTACGTSTKTSSEEKQEPKSQYPLTIENFTKAEGGTKWEKKDQVFDKAPERVMANTRPAAELLLHLGLGDKIVGVGANFGAPDKAVEKQYDKLKMLSDEYVGKEVTLGTDPDLVYGRGGLFDNADWGVGTVDSLNEMGVKTYVLNSSVTGGTYNSIYKDIENLGNLFNVQDKADGFIKELKAKQDSITSKLSSIKEEETFAYLHMSDPKEVYVYAAHDETFFNDSFSMVKLNNIFKDEKGEVSVERLIEADPDVLIIPDWSTADGVSADKIKAALYANEKLSSMKAIKNKQIYAVDYNYMFSYSYSTIEGMEMLAKEMHPDLFK; encoded by the coding sequence TTGAAAAAGAGATTATTACTAGGAGTCGGGTTGGCGGCGATGTTAACGCTGACAGCCTGCGGAACATCAACCAAGACTAGCTCTGAAGAGAAACAGGAGCCAAAAAGCCAATATCCATTAACCATTGAAAACTTCACGAAAGCTGAAGGCGGGACAAAGTGGGAGAAAAAGGATCAAGTCTTTGATAAAGCACCTGAACGAGTCATGGCTAATACAAGACCGGCAGCAGAACTGTTATTGCACCTAGGATTAGGTGACAAAATTGTCGGTGTCGGCGCAAACTTCGGAGCGCCCGATAAAGCAGTCGAAAAACAATACGATAAACTAAAAATGCTGAGTGACGAGTATGTAGGGAAAGAAGTTACATTAGGAACGGATCCAGATCTAGTCTACGGTCGCGGCGGTTTATTCGATAACGCTGATTGGGGAGTAGGAACAGTTGATTCACTTAATGAAATGGGCGTGAAAACGTACGTGCTGAATTCATCCGTCACTGGAGGAACGTATAATTCCATCTATAAAGATATTGAAAACCTCGGTAATCTGTTTAATGTACAAGACAAGGCAGATGGTTTCATTAAAGAACTAAAGGCTAAACAAGATTCGATCACTTCCAAATTATCAAGTATTAAAGAAGAAGAAACGTTCGCTTATTTACATATGAGTGATCCGAAAGAAGTGTATGTATACGCAGCTCATGACGAAACCTTCTTTAATGACTCATTTTCAATGGTTAAACTAAATAATATTTTCAAAGATGAAAAAGGAGAGGTTAGTGTAGAAAGGCTGATTGAAGCTGATCCGGATGTATTGATCATTCCTGATTGGAGCACGGCTGATGGAGTAAGTGCAGATAAGATCAAAGCAGCACTTTATGCAAATGAAAAGCTATCGAGCATGAAAGCAATCAAAAACAAACAAATTTATGCCGTGGATTACAACTATATGTTCAGCTATAGCTACAGTACGATAGAAGGAATGGAAATGTTAGCGAAGGAAATGCATCCAGATTTGTTTAAATGA